One stretch of Scophthalmus maximus strain ysfricsl-2021 chromosome 12, ASM2237912v1, whole genome shotgun sequence DNA includes these proteins:
- the LOC124850862 gene encoding mucin-5AC-like, with the protein TTTAVPPTTTTTAATTTTAAPTTTTTAPTTTTAAPTTTSVAPTTTTAAPTTTPVAPTTTTSAPTTTTIAAATTTAAPTTTTAATTTTAAMTTTKTAAPTTTTTTAAPTTTTAATTTTAPTTTTTTTAPTTTTVAPTTTTTAPTTTFAPTTTTAATTTTAAPTTTTAATSTTVAPTTTVAPTTTTAVPTTTTTAAPTTITAATTTTVAPTTTTPAPTTTPTAATTTTAAPTTTTAATSTTVAPTTTVAPTTTTAAPTTTTAAPTTTTTAAPTIITAATTTTVAPTTTTAAPTTTTMAATTTTVAPTTTTAATTTTVAPTTTTVAPTTTSPAPTTTTTAASTTTVAPTTTTPAPTTTTTAATTTTAAPTTTTAATSTTVSQTTTVAPTTTTAAPTTTTHAPTTTTTAATTTTPAPTTTTVAPTTTTTAATTTTAAPTTTTAATSTTVAPTTTVAPTTTTAVPTTTTTAAPTTITAATTTTVAPTTTTVAPTTTTAAPTTTTMAATTTTVAPTTTTAATTTTVAPTTTTVAPTTTTTTTTGAPTTTTAATTTTTAPTTTTAAPTTTTTAATTTTATATTTTPAPTSTTTAAPTTTTTAATSTTTTTTAPTTTTAAPTTTTTAATTTTATATTTTPAPTSTTTAAPTTRTTAATSTTSAPTTTTAAPTTTTPPTTTTVAPTTTTTALTTTTMAATTTTATLTTTTDPTTTTAAPTTTTGVPPTITTTPSTTTTAVPTTTTVALTTTT; encoded by the exons acaacgACTGCTGTtcctcctacaacaacaactacggcagcaactacaacaactgctgctcctacaacaacaactactgccccgacaacaacaactgctgccccgacaacaacaagtgTTGCTcctactacaacaactgctgctccgacaacaacacctgttgctccgacaacaacaactagtgcccccacaacaacaactatagcagcagctacaacaactgctgctccaacaacaactacagcagcaactacaacaactgctgccatgacaacaacaaaaactgctgctccaacaacaactacaacaactgctgctccaacaacaactacagcagcaactacaacaactgctccaacaacaactacaacaactactgccccgacaacaactactgttgctccgacaacaacaactactgccccgacaacaacttttgctcctacaacaaca acggcagcaactacaacaactgctgctccaacaacaactacagcagccacttcaacaactgttgctccgacaaccactgttgctccgacaacaacaactgctgtcccgacaacaacaacaactgctgctccaacaacaattacggcagcaactacaacaactgttgctccgacaacaacaactcctgccccgacaacaacacctacggcagcaactacaacaactgctgctccaacaacaactacagcagccacttcaacaactgttgctccgacaaccactgttgctccgacaacaacaactgctgccccaacaacaacaactgctgccccgacaacaacaacaactgctgctccaacaataattacggcagcaactacaacaactgttgctccgacaacaacaactgctgcccctacaacaacaacaatggcagcaactacaacaactgttgctccgacaacaacaacagcagcaactacaacaactgttgctcccacaacaacaactgttgctccgacaacaacaagtcctgccccgacaacaacaactacggcagcatctacaacaactgttgctccgacaacaacaactcctgccccgacaacaacaactacggcagcaactacaacaactgctgctccaacaacaactacagcagccacttcaacaACTGTTTCTCAGACAAccactgttgctccgacaacaacaactgctgccccgacaacaacaactcatgccccgacaacaacaactacggcagcaactacaacaactcctgccccgacaacaacaactgttgctccgacaaca acaactacggcagcaactacaacaactgctgctccaacaacaactacagcagccacttcaacaactgttgctccgacaaccactgttgctccgacaacaacaactgctgtcccgacaacaacaacaactgctgctccaacaacaattacggcagcaactacaacaactgttgctccaacaacaacaactgttgctccgacaacaacaactgctgcccctacaacaacaacaatggcagcaactacaacaactgttgctccgacaacaacaacagcagcaactacaacaactgttgctcccacaacaacaactgttgctccgacaacaacaa caactacaacaactggtgctccaacaacaactacagcagccactacaacaactactgccccgacaacaacaactgctgccccgaccacaacaaccacggcagcaactacaacaactgctactgcaacaacaacaactcctgccccgacatcaacaacaactgctgctccaacaacaacaactacagcagcaacttcaacaac tacaacaactactgccccgacaacaacaactgctgccccgaccacaacaaccacggcagcaactacaacaactgctactgcaacaacaacaactcctgccccgacatcaacaacaactgctgctccaacaacaagaactacagcagcaacttcaacaacatctgctccaacaacaactacagcagcccctacaacaactactcccccgacaacaacaactgttgctcctacaacaacaactactgccctgacaacaacaactatggcagccactacaacaactgctacttTGACCACAACTACTgacccgacaacaacaactgctgctccaacaacaacaactggtgtTCCTCCTACAATTACAACTACACCatcaactacaacaactgctgttccaacaacaacaactgttgctctgacaacaacaact